Part of the Bacillaceae bacterium S4-13-56 genome is shown below.
CATCCATCGTAAATCCTGCTTCTTCAACATATTCTTCTGTTAGTTCTTTTGGAAAACCGTACGTATCATATAATCTAAACACTTCTTTTCCAGGAAAAACGGTTTTCCCAGCTCCCTTTTCCCTTTCCATAATGGACGTTAAGATGGTCAATCCTTCATTTAATGTCTCATGAAAGCGTTCCTCTTCTGTTCGAATAACATTTTCGATATAAGACTGTTTTTCTCGGACTTCCGGATAAAATTCGATCATAATTTGGGCTACATCGCTGACCAATTCATACATGAAAGGACGGTCTATCCCAATTTGCTTCGCATATCGAACGGCACGACGCAGTAAACGACGTAAGACATATCCACGACCCTCATTTGATGGAAGTGCACCATCTCCAACAGCAAAAGAAACGGTTCGAATATGATCGGCAATCACTTTAAAGGCTGTATCTGTTTCTGGTGAGTCACCATATTGGGAACCAGAAATTTTTTCTGTATGTTCAATGATAGACAAAAATAAATCTGTTTCAAAATTGGTTGGAGTATCCTGAATTACACAAACCATACGTTCTAATCCCATTCCAGTATCAATGTTTTTCTTTGGAAGTGGTGTATAAGTGTCATCAGGATTATGATTGAATTGTGAAAACACAAGATTCCATATTTCTAAGTAACGTTCATTTTCTCCACCCGGATATAATTCAGGATCACTTGGATCATTTCCATATTTTTCTCCTCGATCATAGAAGATTTCAGTATTGGGACCACTTGGACCTTCCCCAATATCCCAGAAGTTCTCCTCTAAACGAATGATTCTTTCCTCAGGCAAACCGATATGATCTCTCCAAAAAACAAAGGCATCTTCATCTTCTGGATGAACGGTTACAGATAATTTTTCAGGCTCAAATCCAATCCATTTTTTACTAGTCAAAAACTCCCAAGCCCATTCAATAGCTTCCTTTTTAAAATAATCTCCAATAGAAAAATTTCCTAGCATTTCAAAGAATGTATGATGACGAGCTGTTTTCCCTACATTATCGATATCATTCGTACGAATCGATTTTTGGGCATTTACGATTCTTGGGTTTTCAGGAATGACTCGACCATCAAAGTATTTTTTTAGTGTAGCTACTCCACTATTAATCCATAATAAGGTCGGGTCTTCATGTGGGACGAGAGAGGCACTTTGCTCTACTCTATGTCCTTTTTCTTTAAAGAAATCCAGAAACATTTGACGCACTTCATGTGATTGTAATTGCTTCATTGCAATCCTCCTCTATTTTTTCGAAGTAACAGAAAAACTTGGCTTATCGTTAAATGGATTCTTGAAAGCGTATTTTGCTTTCTTAGAAGGACCCTTATACTCTGGAATGTAAGTCCTAGTGGCGAAAGCCTTAGTTTTCGTTTTCAAGTACATAAAGGGAAACTTCAATTGGCTGCCCCTCGAAACAAGAAAAGTACTTGTCTCTGCGAAGAAGCTCTGAGTAGCTTTCCTTCCTGCAATTACGCGGGGCAAAAACACCGAAGATAACTCGATGCTGCTTTTTCCCTGAAGCTAGACAAATTTTATACTTATCTTGTAAAAAAAAAACTCGCCACCTGCTAAAAAGCAGGGACGAGAGTTATATCGCGGTACCACCCTGATTATGAACAAATCAATGCTCATCACCTTTAGAACAAGATAACGGCTGTCGACCGGTGGGGTTTCCACACTCAGGAGTAGCGTTCCATAACCTTAACCCCGGAGCTTCTTCCAGCCAAGGAAGCCCCTCTCTATAAGGTGATTGTTATGTACTCGTTCCCTCATTGCTTTTTGTTATATTCTGCGACTAATTATAGTGAACTCCACAGTAGATGTCAATCTTGAAATAGAGCAATACGTGATTGATGGACAAGTACTTTTAGAACGGTTAAAACAGGAACAGCGAGAATCATGCCAATGATCCCACCTACTTCTCCTCCAACAAGTAAAGCTATGATAATAAAAATCGGATGAATGTGAAGACTCTTTCCGACAATAAAAGGAGAAAGCAGATTACTTTCAATTATTTGAACAATGACTACTGCACCTAAAACATAAAGGGCCATCCTAAACGAAACTGTTATCCCTAAAATTAAGGCTGGTGCTGCTCCAATGATTGGTCCAAAATATGGAATTACATTGGTGAGTCCCATAAATAAAGAAAGTAAAAGTGGATATTTCATTCCAATAAGCCACAGTAGGATAAAAGATACTAGTCCAACACAAAAGCAAACAAGCAATTGTCCGCGAATATAATTACCAAGACTTTTGTCCATTTCACTTATCACTTGATGTGCTTTTTCTTTTCTTCGACTTGGAATGAGTTTGTAAAAACCTTTCCATATTAGAGGATAATCTTTGAGCATATAGAATACCAATACAGGTATAACAGCTACATTAATAATAATCGCCATCATGTTGGTAACTTTTTTACCTGTTCCTTCAAGCAATTCCGTAATTTTAGTTTCAGCAAAAACGAATAGCTCGTCCATCCGATCATGTACTGCTTCAGGTAAATGCGCTGTTTGCTCATATGCTAATGAAATCCATTCGCGATAAGTTTGGATAAACTGAGGGACTTGTTCATTTAAGTCCTTTATCTGGTGAACAAGTAAAGGATATCCTTTATAAATTGCCCAGCCAATTCCGCCAAAGAAAAAGGAGTAGATGATCAAGATGGCTAACCATCTAGGTATTCTCTGTCTATGAAGAGATTCTACAATTGGATGGAGAAGGTAAGCAATAAAGGCCGAAATAAGCAAAGGCGTTGCAATTTTTAAAACAAAAGAAAAAACAACACGTATATAAGGATAAACCGCAAATAAGAGATATGAAAAAATGAGAATAAGAATTCCTAAGGCTACAAAATACATCCAATGAATTAATCTATCTTTTGATAACATATAACACACACCTCGAAAGAAAAGCACGAGCGCCCGGATTATCGACTAAAGAAGGTGAGGCCCACAGGACAGAGAATGCTACAATGAGCTTTTCCAAACAAAGAAAAAGCTTGCTTTTTCGAGGATGCGGGTCACGTAGGCGTTACCAATCGTTTCGGCGGGTCGAGTAATCGCAGTACTAACAAGATTTCACGCCTTGTATTAGAAATTAAGGAAACACTATTCACAACGTGAATCAATGATGATTTTTCGACTTGATATAAGAAACTGACTCTTTGTCGATTGGGCGCTAGGCTAAACAATTTTTATCTTCCGTTTTAAAATCCCCTGTCACAAAGAACAGGGGATCATTTTGGCATTTATTTGAAAGAAAACATTTTCATCCTGAAAATCGTTCCTGCTCATCAAAAAGATCATCAAGCGAACTAAGAGAACCGTCTTCCTCCACTTGATTAACATGGATGACTCCATTTTCAAGTGCTAGTTCAATAAAACAATTCCAGCAATAAAATGTATTATTCCCAATTTTTCCGATGTTTTTTTGTTTGCAATTTGGACAAAGCAAGTGAAGACACTCCAATCTCTCTATTAAATTGTGTTATTTCTAGTTTGTCCAAATCATAAATGTTTCATACGGAGAACTATTCGTAGTTTCCTAGCTATTTACTCATCATTTCCCATAAAGTCATAGGGTGACACATCTTCCTCATCTTCTATTACATGAGAAGCAAAAGAAAATTGGAGTCTCTCTCGTAAAGTCGAGAACCGCTGATACTCCTCCTCTCGTTTTACTCCATATAAGAATGCCTCTTTATCTCCAAGGAGAATCAAAGAAGACTTTGCACGTGTAACTGCTGTATATAATAATTTCTTTCTTAGCATTCTACGGTAACTATGGAAAACGGGAACAAGAACGATTTGAAACTCACTTCCCTGAGCTTTATGAATGGAACAGCAATAAGATAAAGTAAGCTGGTTCGCATCCTTACGCTCATAGGATACTTCCTTTCCATCAAAATCGACAATCATACATTCCTTTTGCTCCTCATTTTCGTCAGCCATTTGAATCGTAACAACGGTGCCAATGTCCCCGTTAAAGACACCTTTTTCAGGTTGATTGACCAATTGTAATACTTTATCACCAACTCGAAGGACTCTTTGACTTCCTTTCCATTCTCTTTTTTCGGAAGACTGGGGATTTATTAGGTTTTGAAGTGCCTCATTAATTTGGTTAATCCCAACATCGGATCGATACATCGGAGCTAATACTTGAAGATCTTTAATGGATACACCTTTCTCAATTGCTTTTTGAACAACCTTTTCTATGACACCGATTGCTTGGTATTCTTGACAATTGATGAAGGAAAAATCCCGGTCCTTATCTAAATGTGAAATAGAACAAGACCCTTTTTTCATTAAATGTGCAAGCTCTATAATTTTCGAACCTTCCGCTTGCCTATATACTTCTTGTAATTCGATAACGGGGATGCTCTCTTCTTGAAGGAGATCTGTCAAAACCTGTCCTGGGCCTACAGATGGAAGTTGGTCTTGATCGCCTACAATAATCACTCGCATATCCTTTGGAATAGCTCTAAACAACTGATTGGCTAGCCAAATATCAACCATAGAAAACTCATCAACAATTAACAGCTTTCCTTCCAAAGGTTCCTGCTGATTTTTTTCAAAAGACTCTCCCCCCTTCCATCCCAAAAGACGATGGATGGTCATAGCAGGAACTCCCGTAGATTCTGTTATTCTTTTAGCAGCACGGCCCGTTGGGGCTGTTAAAACAAAAGGAAAAGGATCTTTCCCTTTATAATCATGAGGGTTTAAAGATAGGCCATGATAACTAGCATAAGCATTAAGAATTCCTTTAATTACTGTAGTTTTTCCGGTTCCAGGCCCCCCCGTTAAGATAAATAAAGAAGAGGACAAAGCCCCTTGAATAGCTTCAAATTGCTCATTGCTATAACTAAATCCCTCTTTTTCTTCTATTTTCCCTATCATTTTCATGATTTCTGCTGTAGGAACAGTTTCCTCTATTTTAATCTTTGATAATCTTGCTATGTGATTAGCAAAGCCCTTTTCAGCATGATAAAGGGAGTGTAAATAAATTCTGTCATCTTCCAAAACAAGTTTATGCAGTTTTATAAGAGAATTTATTTCTTGGGAAATAAGTTTTTTTTCGACAGGGTATGTCGAAGGAAAAAGAAGATTATGAACCTTGGATAATAGAGGATCCACTTTGGAAAACACGTGGCCTTCTTGACTTAATTCATATAGGCTATACATGCAACCAGCTTGAACCCTTGATGGATGATCCATAGAAAGATTTAATTGTTTTGCCAATTGATCAGCTCTTTGAAAACCATAACCTTCTACTTCAAAAATTGGATGATAAGGGTTTCCTTCTATAATTTTAACCGTGTCGGTTCCATAAACTTCATATAACCTTTGTGACATTTGTAATCCAAAACCATATTTATTTAGATTCACAGCTACATATTCAAATCCTTGATGCTCTTGTAAATCTTTTACTAACCGATCCTTCTTTTCCTGAGTTAAACCTTTCACTTGATCCAAGGCGTCAGGGTCATTCAGAATAGATTGAACAGCTGATTCACCCAATTGATCAACGATTCTTTTAGCCAATTTTTTACCAATTCCGTGAAATAAGTGGCTTGAAAGATATTGGATGACTCCTTCCTTTCCGGTGGGAATCACTCGTTGGAAGGTGACAACGTCATATTGAGCACCAAATTTCGGATGTTCAGTTAAGCTTCCTTCAAAATGATAGATTTCTTTTTCATCAAGATAAGGGAAATGTCCTTTTACCGCTATTTTCTTTTCTTCTATTTCTTCATTCGTTTCTATAATACGAATGAGCCCAATGGAAAAGTGGTCCTCTTGATTATGGAAGAGCATTTTAAGGATCTCACCTTTTATATATCCCGCTTCCTTCAACTGTTCCATTGCACCCACCTCATTTCCCAATTATGATTCTTCTATATTATTCCATAACTCTGCAACCTTTTCCTTCGCATTAAGAGCAAGTAAATGATTTGGTTGTGATTCTATTGCCTTATCTAAATAAGATAAAGCTAACTCCAGATTCTCTTCAAATAGATATACTATACCAAGATTATAATGTGCATCACTATGGTTAGGATCAGCTTCTATAACTTCTATAAATTCTTTTTTACTTAGATCCACCGACCCGCTTTTTGCCAGAGCCAAAGCATATTGAAATCGCGCTTCTACATCTTCGGAATTTAATTCCACCGCTCTTTGCAAATGAGGAATGGCTCTGAGATCCTGTTCTTGATTCACGAGAGATAAACCTAGCATATAATAAACATCAGCTTCGTCCAACCCTTGCTGAAGGGCTTTTTCAAATTGTTTTTGTGCTTGATTAAAAATATCCTTTTCAAAATACAAATTGCCCAAGCCATAATAAGCCGTAGCACTTTTGGGGTCTATCTCTATGGCTCGAAGATAAAATCTCTCTGCGCGTTCATGATCCTGCAAGTGAGACAGCAGATTGGCAAAATTAACGTACCCAACAGGATCATTGGGGTTATTATCTATAGATTTCGTAAACATCTGTGCTGCTTTATCATACTTTTGCTCTTTCATAAAAGCTATCCCTTTTTCTATTTCATTCGACAAACTGACCACTCCTTTTCCTCCATTAAAAAGAAATCCCTCACTCTCAGGTGCTTGAGTCAGGGTTATCCAACATAGGATAGATAAGTTTCATTTTTTATGATTTTATCAATGGTCCCTCCACCTAAACAAACCTCGCCATCATAGAAAACAACTGCTTGGCCTGGAGTAACCGCTCTTTCAGGGTTCACAAACTCAACGAGCGCCTCTTGCTTAGACTTAGGAATAACCTTTACTTCCGTATCTTTTTGACGATAGCGAAACTTAGCTGTTACTTGAAAAGGCTCTTCTGGAAGATTCCCGTTGATCCAATTTACATCAACAGCCTCCAGGGCATTAGAATAAAGGGCATCATGATGGAATCCCTGTTCAACATAAAGTATATTTTTCTCTAGATTCTTTCCTACGACAAACCAAGGCTCTCCTGCTCCGCCAATCCCCAAGCCATGGCGTTGACCGATAGTGTAATACATTAACCCATCATGCTTACCTTTCACTTCTCCATTTAGTGTTTCCATAGTTCCGGGTTGTGCAGGTAAGTATTGGCTTAAAAATTCTTTGAAATTCCTTTCCCCAATAAAACAAATTCCAGTACTATCTTTTTTGCTTGCTGTTGCCAAATTATGCTTTTGGGCTATTTCTCGGACTTCTTTTTTCTCTATATGTCCTAGTGGGAACATAACTTTAGACAACACATCCTGGGACAACTGGTTTAGGAAATAAGTTTGATCCTTATTATCATCTTTGCCTCTTAGCATTTCGTAGTGATCTCCGTTTTTTCTAACTTGTGCATAATGACCGGTTGCCAAATAATCAGCACCCAATGACAAAGCATGATCTAAAAAGGCTTTAAACTTAATCTCCTTGTTGCACATTACATCAGGATTAGGAGTCCTTCCTGCTTTATATTCATCTAGGAAATAAGTAAACACTTTATCCCAATATTGTTTTTCGAAGTTGACTGCATAATAAGGAATGTCTAGTTGATTACAAACACGAACAACATCATTAAAATCTTCTGTTGCTGTACAGACGCCAAATTCGTCGGTGTCATCCCAATTTTTCATAAATATACCAACAACATCATAGCCTTGTTGCTTGAGCAATAAAGCTGCCACTGATGAATCCACACCACCAGACATGCCAACTACTACTCTTGTATCTTTTGGTTCCTTCATTTTATGCACCACCTTTCTGCTTTTTCTTGATGATATCTGCTACAATTTGAGCACCATTTATAATATCTTCTTCTGAATTGGCTTCCCCAAAACTAAACCGAATAGAGTTATTTGCTCTGTTCTTATCTTTTCCAAACATTGCCGTCAGCACATGAGACGGATCTATTGCTCCTGCTGTACAGGCTGAGCCACTAGAAGCTGCTATTCCAGATAAATCAAATTGCATTAATAGCTGTTCTACATGACAACTTGTAAAACTTATGTTGATGATTGATGAAACTGTATAAGCAGGGTCACCATTAATTTTAAACTCGATCCCATTTTTCTCAAGAACATTGATGAAATGAGATTTGAATTTTTTATATTTTTCTACACGGTCATCTCTTTGTTCCTGTAGAAGTTGCATAGTAGTTTGAAGACCAGCAACTGCATGAACATTTTCTGTCCCAGGTCTCCGTCTACGCTCCTGCTCCCCACCAAATTGTCTTGCTTCTAATGGAACACCATCTCTACAATACAAAAAACCAATTCCTTTAGGTCCATTCAATTTATGTCCAGACGCAGCAAATAAGTCAATGTTCATTTCCTGAACATTGACTGGCAAATAACCTAAGGCCTGTACACCGTCTACATGAAACAATGCCTGATGGTTCTTCAGGATTTCACTGATTTCTCGAATCGGTTGGATAACTCCCGTTTCGTTATTGACGTACATAACCGATACTAGAATAGTGTCGTCGGATAAAGCATTTTCCACATCCTCCACCTCAACCAAACCACTTTCATTAACTGGCAGATAGGTGACGGTAAAACCATGTTTTTCCAAGTGCCCCATGGCATGAAGTGTAGCGTGATGTTCAATGGAAGTGGTTATAATATGATTTCCACTTGCTCTATTAGAAAAAGCAGCGCCAATCACTGCAAGGTTATCCGCTTCTGTGGCACCACTGGTGAAAATAATTTCCTTTTCTTTAGCACCTATTGTTTGAGCAACTACCGCCCTCGACTCATCCATTATCCTTCTCGCTTGGCGACCAAAAGAATGAACCGAAGAAGGATTACCTATGGCAGTTTCCATAGCCTGTTGCATGCTCTTAACAACTTCTGGGTGAACAGGTGTCGTTGCTGCATGGTCAAAATAAATTGGCTTCACACTACCCCAACTTTCTTAATACTTAAATATAAAACATATAGGATTCATATGGATTGGTTTCCTCATAATTGGCAAGGTCTTCGATCGTTGTCGTGTCAAGAACTTCCTTAACAGCATCTCGAATCCTAATCCATAAGGCTTTCTTAGCTGGCTCTTCATTCTCTAACGCTTCTACTGGGCTAATAGGACCTTCTAGAACACGAATGACATCTCCTGCTGAAATTCGTCTCGGTTCCTTAGCAAGAATATACCCACCGTAGGCCCCTCGTATACTTTGAACAAGACCCGCATTACGCAAGGGAGCAATTAGTTGTTCTAAATAATGTTCCGACAAATCATAATCTTGTGCAATAGACTTTAAGGAAAGTGGTTTATGATCCTGCTTTTTTGCTAATGCGATCATAATCGTCAATCCGTATCTTCCTTTTGTTGATATTTTCATCCCGCTCACCTCTTTTTATCAATTCATTTATCAGTTTTTGTCCAAATGGCAAAGTATATCCCACGAAAGTTCCTAATAATAAAGCAGTCACAATGGTTCCTAAACCTAAAGGACCTCCTAATAACCAACCAATGAAAGCTACAATAATTTCTAGTCCATTTCGAACGGTCCCTACCTTTAATTTTGTTAACCTAGTAAGGGCTAGCATTAAACTATCACGAGGACCTGCTCCTATTCCTGAAGGAACATAAATTCCAATTCCGAAGGCACTAATCACAATTCCTATTAATAATACCACCCAACATCCCCATAAGGTAGTAGGTTCTGTGAATAGTAAATTGAATAGATCAATAAATATGCCAACAAAAATCATGTTTATAACAGTCCCAATTTTGGGGATTGATTTCATAACAATGGAAGAAACAGCTACAATAAATAGTCCCACTAAGATAGCCCAAGAACCGATTGTTAAGCCTAAATGTGAATAAAGACCATAATGCAGGACATCCCAAGGACCAATTCCAACTTCCTTTGCCTGTATTGTTAAAGAAATACCTAATGACAGCAAAAGAATGCCTATCACAAAAAATCCCCAACGGAACGTTTTTTCACGAATCGATCCCGTTAAGGGTAATTTAAAAATCAATCATGTCATATCCCTTCTAGCAAGCACCTTTGTTTATTTTCCATACAATTATAGCATGAAATATTTCATTCTTGCATTTTAAAGACTTAAACTATAGGCTTACGATATAATATGTTGATGTTTATCAAAGGAGAGGACGAGCATGAACCAACCACTTGCCTATCGCATGAGACCTAATACGATTGATGATATCATTGGGCAGACTCACCTTGTTGGAGAAGGGAAAATGATACGTCGAATGGTACAAGCAGGTAGACTTGCCTCCATGATCTTATATGGACCTCCTGGCACAGGGAAGACCTCTATGGCTATGGCTTTGGCCAAAAGCTTACGATTGCCATATCGAATGCTTAATGCAGTTGTGGACAAAAAGAAGGAAATGGAAATTGCAGTAGAAGAAGCAAAAATGTCGGGTCAGCTTGTTCTTATATTAGATGAAGTGCATCGATTGGATAAAGCTAAACAAGATTTTTTATTACCACATATAGAACGAAATTTAATTACTCTTATAGGGTGTACAACTTCTAATCCCTACCACTCTATAAATCCAGCGATCCGAAGTCGTTGTCATATTTTTGAACTGCATTCCCTGTCTGAAGAAGACATTAAAAGGGCTATTGAGCGGGCTATTGAAGACCAGGAATTAGGGTTAGGAAAAATGAAGATCAATTTTTCAGAAGAAGCCCTAGATCATTTTGCGCAATCCGCAAATGGTGATTTACGAGCAGCACTAAACGGGATTGAATTGGCTGCCTTCTCTAGCGGCAAGTCAAATGATGAAATCGACTCCATTGACTTGCAAACTGCTGAGGAATGTATGCAAAAAAAGAGTTTTTCCCATGATAAAAACGGGGATGCACATTATGATGTTTTATCTGCTTTCCAAAAATCTATTCGTGGCAGCGATGTAAACGCAGCCTTACACTATTTAGGAAGATTAATTGAAGCTGGTGATTTAGATAGCATTGCTAGAAGGATGATCGTCATAGCCTATGAGGACATTGGCCTAGCAAACCCTCAAGCAGGTCCTAGAGCAATTGCCGCTGTAGAAGCAGCTGAGAGAATTGGGTTTCCAGAAGCAAGGATACCACTTGCTGCAGCAATCATAGAGTTATGTTTATCGCCGAAATCAAATTCAGCCATAACAGCCATTGACTCCGCCCTATCTGATATTCGAAAAGGGATAACAGGCGATGTCCCTTTACATTTAAAGGATGCACATTACAAAGGAGCTAGTTCATTGGGGCGTGGAATAGATTACTTATACCCTCATAATTATGACAACGGATGGGTAAAGCAACAGTACTTGCCTGATAAAATAAAAAATCGAAAATATTACGAGCCTAAACATAATGGGAAATTTGAAACAACCCTTGCCCAGGTTTATGAAAATATTAATACTAAAAAGAAAAACTAGTGTTAACAAATCTATTTATATTTTTTTGAATAAAACCTTTCTTTCTGTCAATACTAGAAACAAAATATCAAATACAAATCTATTCATATAACAGAAAGGAAGATTTATTGATGGTTAAAGTTAGACAAGATGCATGGTCGCACGAAGATGATCTACTATTAGCAGAAACAGTATTAAGACATATTCGGGAGGGAAGCACTCAATTAAAAGCATTTGATGAAGTAGGTGACAAACTGAATAGAACATCAGCTGCTTGTGGATTTCGCTGGAATGCAGAAGTTCGTCAACGTTATGACCAAGCCATTGATCTAGCAAAAAGACAAAGAAAAGAGAAAAAAAGAGAGGAAGCTAAGATTCAACATGAGCAAAATAGATCTACACCTAGAATTCCATCTACTCCTGTTTTTCAATCAAAAATGGATACATCTGAATCAGTAGAATCATCTTCTATGTCACTGGATCATGTGATCCACTACTTATCAAAACTTAAGAAAGAAACGACTCAATCTAGTAAAACTCAACACGAACTAAATAAGTTGTCTACTCAGTACGAAGAAGCAATTAGCGAAAACGAAAAACTCCAAAAACAAGTCAAACAATTAGAAAAGCAATTAGCCGTGATGCAGGAGGACTATCAATCCTTTATTCAAATTATGGATCGTGCTCGTAAGATGGTAGTTTTTGATGATGAACAGGAAAGACCATTTCCTGCTTTCCGCATGGAGAAGAATGGCAATTTAGAGCAAGTCGCTAAATAATAGAAAAGGTGATTCCTTATTTCATTCGAGGAATCACCTTTTTATTGAACTTTTTAATGCCGATCAATATTTATTGGTTCTAATAATTTTTGAATGACATAACTTGCCATAATTAACCCCGCAACGGAAGGGACAAATGCATTAGACGATGGAGGCATCTTCGCCTTTCGAATAGGAGCGTGATCTGAAGCTATTTCCTTACGAACATCTTCGCGTATACGAATTGGTCTTTCCGTCGAATAAACAACAGGTACACCTTTTTTAAATCCTTCTTTTCTTAGTTTTGTTCGTATGACCTTTGCAATTGGATCATAAGAAGTCTTAAATATATCATCGATTTTGAATTTTGTAGGATCCATTTTGTTCGCTGCACCCATACTTGAAATCATCGGAATCTTTCGCTCTAGTGATTGCTTTATGAGGTGAATCTTAAAAGTAATGGTATCACTTGCATCAACAATAAAGTCCAGTTTATGTTCAAAAAGACGTTCGTAAGTTTCCTCATTATAAAACATTTTCATTCTAACAACTTCACAGTCTGGATTTATATCTTTGATTCGATCAGCCATTAAATCAACCTTAGATTGCCCTACCGTAGATAGTAGAGCATGGATCTGTCGATTTATGTTGGTAATATCAACGTCGTCCTTATCAATAAGTATTAATTTTCCAACACCCGAGCGAGCTAACGCTTCCGCACTAAATGAACCAACTCCTCCAATCCCTAAAACAGCTACTGTTGAATTTCTTAAAAGTTGTAACCCCTCTTTTCCTATAGCTAATTCATTCCTTGAAAATTGATGTAGCATGAACCCAGCTCCTTAAACACAATAATAAAAATTCCCTATATCTTACAACCTTACAGCTAAAGCAGTGGGGTTCTAGGATACTAACAAGCTTCTCTCTGATGCCCTTATCTTTCCTTTTGGAAAGAGTTTCCACCAAAGTACTGGCTTGAATTCTCCAAAAACATTAACGGACGTATTGCGTATAAGCAAGGCACTTCTCTCAACAAGCCTAGATAGACTCTTGATATGCTTCTCGTTCCGACTTCTTTTGGACGTTGTCATGACCAATCAGGTTTGTTTTATGCGATAAACCAACGCAATGTGTTGCTTTGTGATTGTTTTAGCCGTGCAATCTCGCAGTTATGCAATTCAATGAAACGCTTCCGTTCTTCGTGGCATAAGTCTACATCCATAGAATGGAGCGTTTCCTTGGTGTTTTCTTATTAAAAACGCACTATATAAATCACGTTGAATCAGGAATTCTCCGAAATCATTCCATCTTTCTGAAAGTTGCTTTTTGTTATATTCTCCTGTGAGATGGTTAAATTGACTCGCTTTTACGGCATAAGTATCTATTTTCTTTAAGGAACGACCTTGGTAGCCTAACTTGCGATCCAAGATAGATAGAAACATCGCAGGGGCTCGATTCGTTATTGATTTTCCAAATCGTTTCTTCCGATTACATTTCCCATTCTTTTGATTGCGAGTTGTCTGTTTCGAACGCTTTTGCTAGGACTGAA
Proteins encoded:
- a CDS encoding YitT family protein, with the protein product MIFKLPLTGSIREKTFRWGFFVIGILLLSLGISLTIQAKEVGIGPWDVLHYGLYSHLGLTIGSWAILVGLFIVAVSSIVMKSIPKIGTVINMIFVGIFIDLFNLLFTEPTTLWGCWVVLLIGIVISAFGIGIYVPSGIGAGPRDSLMLALTRLTKLKVGTVRNGLEIIVAFIGWLLGGPLGLGTIVTALLLGTFVGYTLPFGQKLINELIKRGERDENINKRKIRIDDYDRISKKAGS
- a CDS encoding RsfA family transcriptional regulator; translated protein: MVKVRQDAWSHEDDLLLAETVLRHIREGSTQLKAFDEVGDKLNRTSAACGFRWNAEVRQRYDQAIDLAKRQRKEKKREEAKIQHEQNRSTPRIPSTPVFQSKMDTSESVESSSMSLDHVIHYLSKLKKETTQSSKTQHELNKLSTQYEEAISENEKLQKQVKQLEKQLAVMQEDYQSFIQIMDRARKMVVFDDEQERPFPAFRMEKNGNLEQVAK
- a CDS encoding tRNA threonylcarbamoyladenosine dehydratase → MLHQFSRNELAIGKEGLQLLRNSTVAVLGIGGVGSFSAEALARSGVGKLILIDKDDVDITNINRQIHALLSTVGQSKVDLMADRIKDINPDCEVVRMKMFYNEETYERLFEHKLDFIVDASDTITFKIHLIKQSLERKIPMISSMGAANKMDPTKFKIDDIFKTSYDPIAKVIRTKLRKEGFKKGVPVVYSTERPIRIREDVRKEIASDHAPIRKAKMPPSSNAFVPSVAGLIMASYVIQKLLEPINIDRH
- a CDS encoding replication-associated recombination protein A; amino-acid sequence: MNQPLAYRMRPNTIDDIIGQTHLVGEGKMIRRMVQAGRLASMILYGPPGTGKTSMAMALAKSLRLPYRMLNAVVDKKKEMEIAVEEAKMSGQLVLILDEVHRLDKAKQDFLLPHIERNLITLIGCTTSNPYHSINPAIRSRCHIFELHSLSEEDIKRAIERAIEDQELGLGKMKINFSEEALDHFAQSANGDLRAALNGIELAAFSSGKSNDEIDSIDLQTAEECMQKKSFSHDKNGDAHYDVLSAFQKSIRGSDVNAALHYLGRLIEAGDLDSIARRMIVIAYEDIGLANPQAGPRAIAAVEAAERIGFPEARIPLAAAIIELCLSPKSNSAITAIDSALSDIRKGITGDVPLHLKDAHYKGASSLGRGIDYLYPHNYDNGWVKQQYLPDKIKNRKYYEPKHNGKFETTLAQVYENINTKKKN
- a CDS encoding Rrf2 family transcriptional regulator, which translates into the protein MKISTKGRYGLTIMIALAKKQDHKPLSLKSIAQDYDLSEHYLEQLIAPLRNAGLVQSIRGAYGGYILAKEPRRISAGDVIRVLEGPISPVEALENEEPAKKALWIRIRDAVKEVLDTTTIEDLANYEETNPYESYMFYI